The following proteins are co-located in the Desulfoscipio sp. XC116 genome:
- a CDS encoding IS3 family transposase (programmed frameshift), whose translation MQKKQWLPEQKLQIVLEALKEERHIGEIASEYGVHVSVVHRWKKELLEGADKVFATSKNAKAAAQEKRKQEETIENLYAQVGRLTTQLDWLKKKLAASYPVNERKAMVNWDITNSHLTIKVQAELLSLNRTGLYWTAQKVSKHEVEIKHLIDKIHTQHPFKGSRRIVDDINNMDDVDYKVNRKRIQKYMREMGIRVIYPGPNLSKRNRAQYVYPYLLRNVKAAHPNHVWGIDITYCAMQGRWMYLVAIIDWYSRMIVGYELSDTMNKEFVIKAVNRAIEIHGTPIILNSDQGSQFTSPVYINTLKEHSIKISMDGKGRALDNAITERFWRTIKWEDIYLKNYETPRTLRQGIAAFMRYYNFERPHTSIGKRTPASAYYATNNLSQQSA comes from the exons ATGCAAAAAAAACAATGGTTACCGGAGCAAAAACTGCAGATAGTTCTAGAAGCCTTAAAAGAAGAACGCCACATAGGCGAAATTGCCTCGGAATACGGAGTACATGTGAGTGTGGTTCACCGCTGGAAGAAGGAGCTCTTAGAAGGCGCCGACAAGGTATTCGCCACCTCTAAGAATGCTAAAGCCGCTGCCCAAGAAAAGCGCAAACAAGAAGAAACCATCGAGAACTTATACGCGCAAGTCGGCCGTCTAACAACACAGTTGGATTGGCTTAAAAAAAAA CTAGCGGCATCTTACCCCGTGAATGAACGCAAAGCTATGGTGAATTGGGATATCACAAATTCACATTTAACCATAAAAGTTCAGGCCGAGCTATTATCCTTGAATCGAACGGGTTTATACTGGACTGCCCAAAAGGTGTCTAAACACGAAGTGGAGATTAAACATCTGATTGACAAGATCCACACGCAGCATCCATTTAAAGGCTCCAGGCGGATTGTTGACGACATAAATAACATGGATGATGTAGATTACAAGGTCAACCGCAAACGCATTCAAAAATATATGCGGGAAATGGGAATACGGGTGATTTACCCCGGCCCCAACCTCAGCAAACGTAACAGAGCTCAGTATGTTTACCCATACCTGCTTCGGAATGTCAAAGCAGCCCACCCCAACCATGTCTGGGGAATTGATATTACGTATTGTGCCATGCAAGGCCGCTGGATGTACCTGGTGGCTATAATTGACTGGTACTCCAGGATGATTGTTGGATATGAGCTCTCCGATACGATGAATAAGGAATTTGTCATTAAAGCTGTAAACAGAGCCATCGAAATACACGGAACTCCTATCATATTAAATTCTGATCAGGGCAGTCAATTTACCAGCCCTGTCTATATAAATACACTCAAAGAACATAGCATCAAAATCAGTATGGACGGTAAAGGTAGGGCCCTGGATAACGCTATTACAGAGCGCTTTTGGAGAACCATTAAATGGGAAGATATTTACCTGAAGAATTATGAAACCCCCCGTACTCTCCGACAAGGAATTGCTGCTTTTATGCGTTATTACAATTTCGAGCGTCCACATACATCTATTGGCAAGAGGACTCCAGCAAGCGCTTATTATGCTACTAACAACTTATCGCAGCAATCTGCATAA
- a CDS encoding nucleotidyltransferase domain-containing protein, with protein MSTNLRCGKRKKYSLYPEEKEELVKRIGILISKRSNAAFAYIYGSFLEDNGFGDIDIAFYFHRKNLPAESDIISLEIQMEMELQKEFGYLFDARIINYAPISFCYNVLKNGTPIYIDDDDLRVNFFSMIVKKYIDFLPYRKRYLKEVLGLEV; from the coding sequence ATGTCTACAAATCTTCGGTGCGGGAAAAGGAAAAAATACTCTTTATATCCCGAAGAAAAAGAAGAGCTGGTAAAAAGAATAGGGATACTAATCAGTAAACGTTCCAACGCCGCATTTGCGTACATATACGGTTCGTTTTTAGAGGATAACGGGTTCGGTGATATAGATATAGCCTTCTACTTTCACCGCAAAAACTTACCTGCGGAGAGTGATATCATCAGTCTGGAAATTCAGATGGAGATGGAACTACAAAAAGAATTTGGATATCTTTTCGATGCCAGAATTATAAACTATGCCCCGATATCTTTTTGTTACAACGTACTTAAAAACGGTACGCCGATTTATATTGATGACGATGATCTAAGGGTTAACTTTTTTAGTATGATTGTCAAAAAATATATTGACTTTTTGCCTTATCGAAAACGTTACTTAAAGGAAGTGTTGGGACTTGAAGTATAA
- a CDS encoding DUF86 domain-containing protein, whose translation MKYNPDVLQKVLTEYLEASQRLKELASLSFNEWSGDPHKIASTKYHLILVIESAIDICNHVIAKNNFRVPEDYGDTFKVMAENDIISEAFSSNLTNMARFGNRLVHRYWDINTEKIYDILQHNLDDLDDLDHFLNELRSSLKYL comes from the coding sequence TTGAAGTATAACCCCGACGTACTCCAAAAGGTTTTGACCGAATACCTGGAAGCGTCTCAAAGACTAAAGGAACTTGCTTCATTGTCTTTTAATGAATGGTCCGGAGACCCACATAAGATTGCCAGCACTAAATATCACCTGATTCTGGTAATTGAATCAGCCATTGATATTTGTAACCACGTAATAGCCAAGAATAATTTCCGGGTTCCGGAAGATTACGGCGATACTTTTAAAGTTATGGCGGAAAACGATATTATATCTGAAGCTTTTAGCAGCAACCTGACCAATATGGCCAGGTTCGGGAACAGACTGGTACACCGTTACTGGGATATCAACACGGAGAAAATTTATGATATTTTACAGCATAACCTGGATGACCTGGATGACCTGGATCATTTCTTGAATGAATTACGTTCAAGTCTCAAGTATCTATGA
- a CDS encoding ECF transporter S component produces the protein MKRLFFTVILLIAALLLLLSVIPENPLYNVNWALLSVLLVGLSLLAFFRRFDHTEISAREIALIATMASLAAVARVPFAVIMSVQPTTFMVMITGYVFGAQTGFMVGAVAALVSNFFLGQGPWTPWQMFSWGLCGMAAGLLGRKQTEFKRIPFLLLCGIWGYLFGWIMNIWHWLAFVYPLTLKTFIATYMASFAFDTLHAAGNIVFTLILGKSFYLVLVRFRKKCFIVRPPTAGCEGEAVGRRQ, from the coding sequence ATGAAAAGACTATTTTTTACCGTTATATTACTTATAGCGGCTTTATTGCTGCTGCTGAGTGTTATTCCGGAAAACCCGTTGTATAACGTCAACTGGGCCCTTCTTTCGGTGTTGTTGGTAGGGCTGTCCCTGCTGGCTTTTTTCCGGCGCTTTGATCATACCGAGATCTCAGCCAGGGAAATCGCTCTGATAGCGACCATGGCATCACTGGCCGCTGTTGCCCGGGTTCCCTTTGCCGTCATTATGAGTGTCCAGCCCACCACCTTTATGGTCATGATTACCGGTTACGTATTCGGAGCTCAAACCGGCTTCATGGTGGGTGCTGTCGCCGCCCTGGTGTCCAACTTTTTTCTGGGGCAGGGCCCCTGGACTCCCTGGCAGATGTTTTCCTGGGGGCTGTGCGGAATGGCGGCGGGATTACTGGGCAGAAAACAAACAGAGTTTAAAAGGATACCTTTTTTGCTGTTGTGTGGAATCTGGGGCTATTTATTCGGCTGGATTATGAATATCTGGCACTGGCTGGCTTTTGTCTACCCTCTGACGCTGAAAACCTTTATCGCCACTTATATGGCCAGTTTCGCCTTTGATACTCTGCATGCGGCCGGGAACATCGTTTTTACATTGATACTGGGCAAGTCCTTTTACCTGGTGCTGGTACGGTTTAGAAAGAAGTGTTTTATTGTCAGGCCGCCGACAGCCGGGTGTGAGGGGGAGGCGGTCGGACGGCGGCAGTAA
- a CDS encoding energy-coupling factor transporter ATPase → MDAVAIKDLTYRYPDGEKPALNDINLEIPEGQFVLLVGGSGCGKSTLIRAIAALVPEFYGGTYEGQVYIYGREIERIDRRSLVRQVGMVFQDPESQLVMTGVEQEVAFGLENLGLASGLMKRRVMEVTSALALSGCLQSPIPELSGGQKQKVALASVLAMQPGILILDEPTSQLDPVAGEEILTMVRRLNEENGLTVILVEQRLERCFHLADRVLVLEDGRIIQDGGPGDVAKWAVNSHSPFVPPLAGLFAGAGCLEAPLTVKQGRKTLQAYAPGPGFKKPDREIAKAVSGDQCIVDIQNLWFTYQNGIEALKKVYLEIHPGDFTVIMGANAAGKSTLLKQIVGLLKPGRGRVTVAGRDTKKLLVEEVASTVGYLSQDPNDYLCLPTVREELSFTLKNMGLPDNGLSGTILVRLGLEQYGKVNPRDLSAGERQRVALASVLVAGPAVLLLDEPTRGLDYRLKAELGNLLQELQTLGTAVVVVTHDVEFAAEYARDIVLMAGGAVIARGDKYEMLAGSTFYSPQVSKLFNNIVDGVVTPEQGRAVLRQLTPWK, encoded by the coding sequence GTGGACGCTGTTGCGATCAAAGATTTGACTTACCGGTATCCCGACGGGGAAAAACCGGCTTTGAATGATATCAACCTGGAAATTCCCGAGGGGCAGTTTGTTCTGCTGGTGGGCGGTTCCGGGTGCGGCAAGTCAACATTAATCAGGGCCATAGCCGCTTTGGTGCCGGAATTTTACGGAGGTACTTACGAAGGACAAGTTTATATCTATGGCCGGGAAATCGAACGGATAGACCGGCGCAGTTTGGTGCGGCAGGTGGGAATGGTTTTCCAGGATCCGGAAAGCCAGCTGGTTATGACCGGTGTAGAGCAAGAGGTGGCCTTTGGCTTGGAGAATCTGGGTTTGGCAAGCGGCTTGATGAAACGGCGGGTGATGGAGGTTACCAGTGCTTTGGCTTTGTCCGGCTGTTTACAGAGCCCTATTCCCGAGTTGTCGGGCGGGCAAAAACAAAAGGTGGCCCTGGCTTCCGTATTGGCGATGCAGCCCGGTATTTTAATCCTGGACGAACCCACATCTCAGCTGGACCCCGTGGCCGGTGAAGAGATACTCACCATGGTCAGGAGGTTGAACGAGGAAAACGGTCTTACGGTTATTCTGGTTGAACAGCGTCTGGAAAGATGTTTTCACCTGGCCGACAGGGTGCTGGTGCTGGAGGACGGGCGTATTATACAGGACGGCGGCCCCGGGGACGTTGCCAAATGGGCGGTAAACAGTCATTCTCCCTTTGTGCCTCCGCTGGCCGGTTTATTTGCCGGCGCAGGCTGCCTGGAGGCGCCTCTGACCGTGAAACAGGGGCGGAAAACTTTACAAGCATATGCCCCCGGGCCGGGTTTTAAAAAACCGGATCGGGAGATTGCAAAAGCTGTATCCGGCGACCAGTGTATCGTGGATATTCAGAATTTGTGGTTTACTTATCAAAACGGCATCGAAGCCTTAAAAAAGGTTTATCTGGAAATTCATCCGGGGGATTTTACGGTAATTATGGGTGCCAACGCAGCCGGAAAGAGTACCTTGCTCAAACAGATTGTCGGGCTTTTAAAGCCGGGCCGGGGGCGGGTGACCGTTGCGGGCAGGGATACCAAAAAGCTGTTGGTGGAGGAGGTGGCCTCCACCGTGGGCTATCTGTCCCAGGATCCCAATGATTATCTTTGCTTGCCCACGGTGCGGGAGGAATTGTCCTTTACCCTGAAAAATATGGGCTTGCCGGATAACGGGTTAAGCGGAACAATTTTAGTCCGGTTGGGCTTGGAACAGTATGGCAAGGTAAATCCCCGGGATTTAAGTGCCGGGGAGCGGCAGCGGGTGGCTCTGGCCTCGGTGCTGGTGGCCGGGCCCGCAGTGCTGCTGCTGGACGAGCCCACCCGGGGGCTGGATTACCGGCTGAAGGCCGAGCTGGGAAACCTTTTGCAAGAACTGCAGACCCTGGGCACGGCTGTTGTGGTTGTAACCCACGACGTGGAATTTGCCGCCGAATACGCCCGGGATATCGTGCTAATGGCCGGGGGCGCCGTTATCGCCCGGGGCGATAAATATGAAATGCTTGCGGGTTCCACCTTTTATTCGCCCCAGGTCAGCAAGTTGTTCAACAATATTGTCGACGGGGTGGTAACCCCGGAACAGGGCCGTGCAGTTCTGCGGCAGTTGACGCCTTGGAAGTGA
- a CDS encoding energy-coupling factor transporter transmembrane component T: MFAYREKDNFIYKLHPFTSVAYIFVLVLLSLIFYHPLYLAGLFLVSGGVIIASGNLREWKPYLLLSLGLLVLLMLVNAVFVHAGSTVLLTGPRVPLLGTLKITLEAICFSGAMGIRLLVIISAFCFYTYAVHPDKVLKLLNKFSGKSVLAIILATRMFPLLVRDVRRISEVQRCRGVKLDYGTRRQRLRSRLPIINILLLSSLERSMQTAESMQARGYGSGKRSFYFRDYWRPRDWLVLIPTVFALAAGIWAALQGWSAYIFYPRLESIKLDQMVMAPIIVLLLAVPVILSWGWKRWTLLRSKI; encoded by the coding sequence ATGTTTGCCTATCGGGAAAAAGACAACTTTATTTATAAACTTCATCCTTTTACCTCTGTGGCATATATTTTTGTGCTGGTTCTGCTGTCCTTAATTTTTTATCATCCGCTGTATTTGGCGGGCTTGTTTTTGGTTTCGGGCGGCGTGATTATCGCTTCCGGCAACCTGCGGGAATGGAAGCCCTACCTGCTTTTAAGTCTGGGCTTGCTGGTTTTGCTGATGCTGGTAAACGCTGTGTTTGTTCACGCCGGGTCGACGGTGCTGCTGACCGGGCCCCGGGTGCCTTTACTGGGCACTCTAAAAATTACTCTGGAAGCAATATGTTTCAGCGGCGCCATGGGTATTCGCCTATTGGTCATTATCAGCGCCTTTTGTTTTTATACCTATGCTGTACATCCGGATAAAGTATTGAAATTATTAAATAAATTCAGCGGTAAATCCGTACTGGCCATCATTCTTGCCACCCGGATGTTTCCTCTCCTGGTGAGGGATGTGCGCAGAATATCGGAGGTACAGCGCTGCCGCGGTGTAAAACTTGATTACGGTACCCGCCGGCAGCGTTTAAGGAGCCGCCTGCCCATAATCAATATCCTTTTACTTTCTTCTCTGGAGCGTTCCATGCAGACGGCGGAATCTATGCAGGCCAGGGGATACGGGAGCGGAAAAAGGTCGTTTTACTTTCGCGATTACTGGCGCCCCCGGGACTGGCTTGTGCTTATTCCCACCGTTTTTGCTTTGGCGGCGGGAATTTGGGCGGCTTTGCAGGGGTGGTCCGCCTATATTTTCTATCCCCGGCTGGAGTCGATCAAGCTTGATCAAATGGTGATGGCGCCAATTATCGTATTGCTGCTGGCGGTGCCGGTAATTTTGAGCTGGGGGTGGAAAAGGTGGACGCTGTTGCGATCAAAGATTTGA
- a CDS encoding LytTR family DNA-binding domain-containing protein, with protein MNITGFSCVGRDNIICFKQGNEKIFLLKNEIIMFATSDRKVDIYTLRGKHTVNTSLSEIEKKLNDAGFFRSHQSYLVNLKMAKKVSSKADKRYIEFHNTRETALISKNNERKLYEMVKLI; from the coding sequence ATGAATATAACCGGTTTTTCATGCGTCGGGCGCGATAATATTATTTGTTTTAAACAGGGGAATGAAAAGATATTCCTGCTCAAGAATGAGATAATCATGTTTGCCACCAGTGACAGAAAGGTTGATATTTATACCTTGCGGGGGAAGCATACCGTTAACACCAGCTTGAGCGAAATAGAGAAAAAATTAAACGATGCCGGTTTTTTCAGATCTCACCAATCCTACCTTGTTAACCTGAAGATGGCAAAAAAAGTAAGCAGCAAAGCGGACAAGCGTTACATAGAGTTTCATAATACCCGTGAAACCGCACTTATCAGCAAGAACAACGAGCGTAAATTATATGAGATGGTTAAGCTTATCTGA
- a CDS encoding prenyltransferase/squalene oxidase repeat-containing protein, whose protein sequence is MYYRKTMRLLLATLLSLLMITGLGLSSAAAAQPEISREDVHRAAQKTINYYHDTYKDSEFHGILDWPALGLFGFGEDISGSKWTVNGKNGAYWREDEVRQGIQLNKIKNTDYQRTIIGVCAAGKDPYNFGGINLVETVRNSMLPNGHFADSIADQKTGLPVGDDLINAHCFGVIALHCAGMPIPNQDKCLEWLVGKQLPNGGFNWDVKHFDNPEDYQLVDGDADMTAAALMAMSILGADESNPAVARALAFLKEEQLDDGGFHSWGTANPESCAWVIQALTLLGQDPMGEAWTKPSGGNPVSALLKFQLENGSFAHVLAEEDMLPVYDNAMSTEQALYAMADAYNQKSAYDMLHEKYRPMAEKYLSGGSAAK, encoded by the coding sequence ATGTATTATAGAAAAACTATGCGGTTGTTGTTGGCCACGCTGTTAAGCCTGCTGATGATTACGGGCTTAGGGCTGTCGTCGGCGGCTGCGGCCCAACCTGAAATTAGCAGGGAAGACGTACATCGCGCCGCTCAAAAGACCATTAACTATTACCACGATACCTATAAAGACAGTGAGTTTCACGGCATACTGGACTGGCCGGCCCTGGGGTTGTTTGGTTTCGGCGAGGATATAAGCGGTTCCAAGTGGACGGTGAACGGTAAAAACGGGGCTTACTGGCGGGAGGATGAAGTCCGCCAGGGCATACAGCTGAATAAAATTAAAAATACCGATTACCAGCGCACCATCATCGGAGTGTGCGCCGCCGGGAAAGATCCTTACAATTTCGGCGGTATTAACCTGGTGGAAACAGTAAGAAACTCTATGCTGCCCAACGGTCATTTCGCCGATTCCATTGCGGACCAGAAAACCGGTTTGCCGGTGGGGGACGACCTGATCAACGCCCATTGTTTCGGTGTTATTGCCCTGCATTGTGCCGGAATGCCCATTCCCAACCAGGATAAATGCCTGGAATGGCTGGTTGGCAAGCAACTGCCCAACGGAGGTTTTAACTGGGATGTAAAACATTTTGACAATCCCGAAGATTATCAGCTGGTGGATGGAGATGCCGATATGACGGCCGCCGCCCTGATGGCCATGAGCATACTGGGAGCCGATGAGAGCAATCCGGCGGTAGCCCGGGCCCTGGCATTTCTAAAAGAAGAGCAGTTGGATGACGGTGGCTTCCATTCCTGGGGCACTGCGAATCCTGAAAGCTGCGCCTGGGTTATTCAGGCTCTCACACTGCTGGGTCAGGACCCCATGGGTGAAGCATGGACCAAGCCCTCCGGCGGTAATCCGGTAAGCGCTCTGCTTAAGTTCCAGTTGGAAAACGGCAGCTTTGCTCACGTATTGGCCGAGGAAGATATGCTGCCCGTGTACGATAATGCCATGTCTACCGAACAGGCTCTTTATGCTATGGCCGATGCCTATAATCAAAAGTCCGCGTACGACATGCTGCACGAAAAGTACCGCCCCATGGCGGAAAAATATCTGTCCGGCGGTTCCGCGGCGAAGTGA
- a CDS encoding VWA domain-containing protein produces MSFSDGMDIKLLLLALLMLGYFAMAGYRARRRLPPKTLAWWLACRLLAVICLLLVLAGAGMVLVPRDTTTVFLVDGSLSVKDRQTAVEKYINDQLSSKTSGDRVAVITFGREPMVDVPAGGQVERVSLAAQPNPNFTDLEKAVAFALDYFPADTNRRLVLITDGRENSGNVGSLAGKLRDNNISLLVYPLPGGRRQDVQFSSLNLPAGVQPGARVPVGVTLDSTWPVRGTIRIFCDGEQVLQKEVAVQPGANNFRFELAPENEGRLNYRGEIDFRGDENAGNNSLTAAVMVEGVPEILVVGGQGETAVVNSLLQSLGMNVTCYDPGTVPGDLEFLSRFKEIFLVNVAYRDLPPGFEDSLEKCVRELGAGLVVTGGERSFAPGGYENTLLEKILPVRCRMKGNQKQPNLGLVLLIDCSGSMEDTDGGVKKLEMAKEAALRSVDVLEPGDYLGVLGFADTLEWVVPFGPAREPNKIKDSIAKLAARGGTLIIPSLGEASGTLRQAPVKVKHIILLTDGQGEKEGYQPYAAALKEQRITLSTVAVGEDADRRELEYLAEHTGGRHYYTRDLQSIPRIFTRETYLASKRYINNEQFTPVQVQETTYFPAVSPPPLKGYVGTGIKDGAELLLKSRRDDPVLAAWRYGVGKVIAWTPDLNGRWSAPWVTWPGFQEQWSRLINWCLRDAGGGELQVELTRRGSEVEVSAATAAPESGQQAEMLVQGPGGRQKEAVLRQVAPGKYGGSFALEEVGGYVATVRLKKQDSIIDSLTRTVHVDYSPEYALNTGDGEEILQSLVDATGGRLIADDLKVFRQPVTENRAVVNLDFILLPLALLFFILDIAARRLNWFKR; encoded by the coding sequence GTGAGCTTTAGTGACGGTATGGATATCAAACTGCTGCTCTTGGCCCTGTTGATGCTCGGTTATTTCGCCATGGCGGGTTATCGGGCGCGCCGCCGTTTACCCCCTAAGACCCTTGCCTGGTGGCTGGCCTGCCGTCTGCTGGCCGTAATTTGCCTGCTGCTGGTCTTGGCCGGGGCCGGGATGGTGCTGGTTCCCCGGGACACCACGACTGTTTTTCTGGTGGATGGGTCACTCAGTGTCAAAGACCGGCAAACCGCGGTGGAAAAATATATCAATGATCAGTTAAGCTCCAAGACGTCCGGGGACAGGGTGGCGGTGATCACCTTCGGCCGTGAGCCCATGGTGGACGTTCCCGCAGGCGGGCAGGTGGAGCGGGTTTCGCTGGCCGCGCAGCCGAATCCCAACTTTACCGACCTGGAAAAGGCGGTGGCGTTTGCTCTGGATTATTTTCCGGCGGATACCAACCGCCGCCTGGTATTAATTACTGATGGCCGGGAAAACTCCGGTAACGTTGGTTCCCTGGCCGGAAAACTGCGGGACAACAACATAAGCCTGCTGGTATATCCTTTGCCGGGGGGGCGGCGGCAGGACGTGCAGTTCAGCTCGCTGAACTTGCCGGCCGGTGTTCAGCCGGGGGCCCGGGTGCCTGTCGGCGTGACCCTGGATAGTACTTGGCCGGTTCGGGGCACTATCCGCATCTTTTGCGACGGGGAGCAGGTACTGCAAAAAGAGGTGGCGGTGCAGCCGGGTGCCAATAATTTCAGGTTTGAACTGGCCCCGGAAAATGAAGGGAGGTTGAATTACCGGGGGGAAATTGATTTCCGCGGGGATGAGAATGCCGGGAATAACAGCCTGACCGCCGCCGTAATGGTGGAAGGCGTCCCCGAGATATTGGTGGTGGGCGGCCAAGGAGAGACGGCGGTGGTTAATTCTCTTCTGCAAAGCCTGGGTATGAACGTCACATGTTACGATCCCGGCACAGTACCCGGGGATCTGGAATTTCTATCGCGTTTCAAGGAGATTTTTTTGGTCAATGTTGCCTACCGGGATTTGCCGCCCGGTTTTGAGGACAGTCTGGAAAAGTGCGTGCGGGAATTGGGCGCCGGTCTTGTGGTTACCGGCGGTGAGCGCAGCTTTGCCCCGGGGGGTTACGAAAATACCCTGCTGGAAAAAATACTGCCGGTGCGCTGCCGGATGAAAGGCAACCAGAAACAGCCCAACCTGGGACTGGTGCTGCTGATTGATTGTTCAGGCAGCATGGAAGATACCGACGGCGGGGTTAAAAAACTGGAGATGGCCAAGGAAGCCGCTCTGCGCTCGGTGGATGTTCTGGAACCCGGCGATTACCTGGGTGTGCTGGGCTTTGCCGATACGCTGGAATGGGTGGTACCCTTCGGCCCGGCACGGGAGCCAAATAAAATCAAGGATAGTATCGCCAAGCTGGCTGCCAGGGGCGGCACCCTGATCATCCCGTCCCTGGGAGAAGCCTCCGGAACACTGCGGCAGGCTCCGGTCAAGGTCAAACATATCATTTTGCTTACCGACGGCCAGGGGGAAAAAGAGGGCTACCAGCCTTATGCCGCCGCTCTGAAGGAGCAGCGGATTACTCTCTCAACTGTGGCGGTGGGAGAGGATGCCGACCGCCGGGAACTGGAATACCTGGCGGAGCACACCGGGGGCCGGCATTATTACACCCGGGATTTGCAGAGCATCCCCCGCATATTCACGAGGGAAACTTATCTGGCTTCCAAAAGATATATTAACAACGAGCAGTTTACCCCGGTCCAGGTACAGGAGACAACCTATTTCCCGGCAGTCTCCCCGCCCCCTTTAAAAGGTTACGTGGGTACCGGAATCAAGGACGGGGCCGAATTGCTCCTGAAAAGCCGGCGGGACGACCCGGTGTTGGCCGCCTGGCGGTACGGGGTGGGGAAAGTGATAGCTTGGACGCCGGATTTAAACGGCCGCTGGAGCGCTCCCTGGGTGACCTGGCCGGGCTTTCAGGAACAGTGGTCCCGGTTGATTAATTGGTGCTTGCGGGATGCGGGGGGAGGTGAACTGCAGGTAGAGCTTACCCGCCGGGGGAGTGAAGTGGAAGTTTCCGCCGCCACTGCGGCCCCGGAATCCGGGCAGCAGGCGGAGATGCTTGTACAGGGGCCGGGGGGGCGGCAGAAGGAAGCCGTGTTGCGGCAGGTGGCACCGGGCAAGTACGGCGGCAGCTTCGCCCTGGAAGAAGTGGGGGGCTATGTAGCAACGGTCAGACTTAAAAAACAGGACAGCATTATAGACAGCCTGACCAGGACGGTGCATGTGGATTATTCCCCTGAATATGCTCTGAACACCGGCGACGGGGAAGAAATCCTGCAGTCTCTTGTTGACGCGACCGGCGGTCGATTGATAGCCGATGATCTAAAAGTATTCCGGCAGCCGGTGACAGAAAACCGGGCTGTGGTCAACCTGGACTTTATCCTGCTTCCCCTGGCGCTGCTGTTTTTTATACTGGATATTGCCGCGCGCCGGCTTAACTGGTTTAAGCGGTAG